From Brassica oleracea var. oleracea cultivar TO1000 chromosome C3, BOL, whole genome shotgun sequence, a single genomic window includes:
- the LOC106332882 gene encoding aminotransferase ALD1 — protein MVSLTFFSSASSLSSSPSKIVKSSLDFELKKLGGCTKLVRNVNLEKLKNNYLFPEISRRELEHVKKHPNVQLISLGTGDTTEPIPKQITSDMSNFAHALSTVEGYRGYGLEQGDKVLRKAIADTFYGHLHVKSNEVFVSDGAQSDISRIQLLLGSGVTIAVQDPTFPAYIDSSVIIGQTGNFHEATKKYQNVVYMPCGPQNSFFPDLSKTPRTDVIFFCSPNNPTGYVASKKQLHQLVEFAKTNGSIIIFDSAYAAFIEDGSPRSIYEIPGAREVAIEISSFSKFAGFTGVRLGWTIIPDELLYSNGFPIINDFHRIVTTSFNGASNIAQAGGLACLSPVGLKEIRSVINYYKENRKILMETLASLGLTVYGGINAPYLWVHFKGSKSWDVFAEILEKTHIITVPGSGFGPGGEEYLRISGFGRRDDMVEASRRLRSFFNTRTKHFPFLSSASNTN, from the exons ATGGTCAGTCTAACGTTCTTCAGTTCGGCCTCATCTTTATCCTCTTCTCCATCAAAAATTGTCAAGTCTAG TTTAGACTTCGAGTTGAAGAAACTTG GTGGCTGCACAAAACTGGTCCGCAATGTGAATTTGGAGAAACTAAAGAACAACTATTTGTTTCCCGAA ATAAGCAGACGTGAGCTTGAGCACGTTAAAAAGCATCCAAATGTACAATTAATAAGCCTTGGGACTGGTGATACAACAGAGCCTATACCGAAGCAGATCACCTCAGACATGTCTAAC TTTGCACATGCCCTATCAACTGTGGAAGGATATAGAGGGTATGGCCTGGAACAAGGTGACAAG GTTCTTAGGAAAGCTATTGCTGATACGTTCTATGGACATTTGCACGTGAAAAGCAATGAAGTATTTGTATCAGATGGTGCACAAAGCGATATTTCTCGTATTCAG CTACTCCTAGGTTCCGGTGTCACAATTGCTGTGCAAGATCCTACCTTCCCA GCTTACATAGATTCAAGTGTGATTATTGGCCAGACTGGTAATTTCCATGAAGCAACCAAGAAGTACCAAAACGTTGTCTATATGCCTTGTGGACCTCAAAATAGTTTTTTCCCTGATCTATCAAAGACTCCAAGAACTGATGTCATCTTCTTTTGTTCTCCTAATAATCCTACTGGTTATGTGGCTTCAAAAAAACAACTACATCAACTAGTTGAGTTTGCAAAGACCAATGGTTCTATTATTATTTTTGACTCTGCATATGCTGCATTTATCGAAGATGGCAGCCCACGTTCAATATATGAAATCCCTGGTGCTCGAGAG GTTGCAATTGAAATTTCATCATTCTCTAAGTTTGCTGGTTTCACTGGTGTTCGGCTTGGTTGGACTATCATCCCTGATGAGCTCTTGTACTCTAATGGTTTTCCCATTATAAATGATTTCCATCGCATTGTGACAACTTCCTTCAATGGAGCTTCAAATATCGCTCAGGCGGGTGGATTAGCATGCCTTTCTCCTGTTGGACTTAAG GAGATACGCTCGGTGATCAATTACTACAAAGAGAACAGAAAGATACTAATGGAGACTCTGGCATCGCTCGGCCTCACGGTTTATGGTGGCATAAATGCTCCATACTTGTGGGTTCACTTTAAAGGATCAAAATCATGGGATGTGTTTGCTGAGATTCTTGAAAAGACTCACATAATTACAGTCCCTGGCTCAGGTTTTGGACCTGGTGGAGAAGAATATTTAAGGATCAGTGGGTTTGGACGTAGAGACGATATGGTTGAAGCATCGAGGAGGTTGCGAAGTTTCTTCAACACTCGAACCAAGCATTTTCCTTTTCTCTCTTCCGCTTCTAATACAAACTAA